The following are encoded together in the Euzebyales bacterium genome:
- a CDS encoding anion permease, whose product MSDGLMSGTYKTLPEQREVLSPAEERFERLRQTSGLILGPLAFVLVYAAPLDLRPNQQALAAILAFTIVWWLTEAVPIPVTAVIALALCVLLSVVAPTEEDATGDIVYGAFSSPTIFLYIGAFIIARAMMLHGL is encoded by the coding sequence ATGAGCGACGGTCTGATGAGCGGTACGTACAAGACGCTGCCGGAGCAACGGGAGGTGCTCAGCCCCGCCGAGGAGCGCTTCGAGCGCCTCCGCCAGACATCGGGGCTGATCCTTGGTCCGCTGGCCTTCGTCCTGGTGTACGCCGCGCCTCTGGACCTGCGGCCCAACCAGCAGGCGCTCGCGGCCATCCTGGCGTTCACGATCGTGTGGTGGCTGACGGAGGCCGTGCCCATCCCGGTCACCGCTGTGATCGCCCTCGCACTGTGCGTCCTGCTGTCGGTGGTCGCGCCGACCGAAGAGGATGCGACCGGCGACATCGTCTACGGTGCGTTCTCGTCACCCACGATCTTCCTCTACATCGGCGCATTCATCATCGCGCGCGCGATGATGCTCCATGGCCTG